GTCAACTACGCACTCGGAATCGCGACCGGAATCGTGATGGAATTCCAGTTCGGGTTGAACTGGAGCGGTTTGTCCACCTATGCGGGCGACATCTTCGGCGCACCGCTGGCCATCGAGACGCTGGTCGCCTTCTTCCTCGAATCCACCTTTCTCGGGCTGTGGCTCTTCGGCTGGGACCGCATGGGCCGGTGGCTGCACCTGACGCTGATCTGGCTGGTCGCGCTGACCGCCTACGCCTCGGCGTTCTGGATCATGGCGGCCAACTCGTTCCTGCAGAACCCGGTCGGCGCCACCGAGGAGAACGGCGTGCTGCGGCTGACCGACTTCGGCGCGCTGCTGACGAACCCGACCTTCGTCGCCGCGCTGCCGCACGTGCTCAGCGCCGCCCTGCTGACCGGCGGCGTGTTCGTGGTCGGCATCAGCGCGTACCACTTCCTCCGGCGCACCGAGGAGGTCGAGTTCTTCCTGCGCTCGATGCGACTCGGCGTGGTGGTCACGCTGCTGACCGCGCCCGTGGTGTTCGGCTTCGGCACCGCCCAGTTCCCGGTGATCGGGGACCTGCAACCGGGCAAGCTCGACGGCGGCGCGGTCGGCCTGCCGCTCGGGTTGATGGTGATGATCGGGCAGTTCTTCGTGTTCGCGAGCCTGATCGCGCTGCCGTTCCTGGCCAAGGCGCGGATCGCGCGAGCGCGGCCGTTGCTGCACCTGATGGTCTGGGGCATTCCGCTGCCGTTCATCGCGGCGATCTGCGGCTGGCTGGTGCGTGAACTCGGCAGGCAGCCGTGGCTGGTGTTCGGCAAGCTCACCACCGCCGACGCCATGTCGGACCTGAGCGCGGGTCAGGTGCTCGCCTCGTTCATCGCGTTCACCGCGCTCTTCGCCGCGCTCGCCGTCGCGGACTGGGTGCTGCTGTCCCGCCTGGCCCGGCGCGGCCCGGAGCCGGAAGTCCCCGCCACACAGTCCATGCCGTCCGCGCCCGTCCTGACTGGGGTCTGATCATGGAAATCTTCTTCTGGTGCCTGCTCGGGCTGCTGCTCGCGGGCTACTTCGCACTCGCCGGTTACGACTACGGCGTCGGCCTCCTGGTGCGCGCCTTCGGCCGTGACGAGCCGGAACGCCGCCGCGTGCTCGGCTCGTTCGGACCGTTCTTCCTCGGCAACGAGGTGTGGCTGGTGGCCGCGGTCGGCCTGCTGTTCGGCGCCTTCCCGCTGCTGGAAGGCAAGGTGTTCCAGCAGAACTACCTGGTCGTGGTGGCCATGCTGCTCGGGCTGATCACCTTCACCGCCGCCGTGCAGTTGCGGAGCAGGCGCCCCGGCGCCGGGCGCGGGAGCTGGGATCTGCTGATCACCGGTGGTGCGCTGGTCACGACCGCTTCCTGGGGCGTGTTCTTCGGGAACCTGGTGCGCGGGCTGCCCGCCACCGGCCCGGTGCCGGTCGCCGATCCCTTCTCGTTGCTGTGGGGGTTCGGGTTCGTCGCGTTGTTCGCCTTGCACGGCGCGAACTTCCTGGCTGTGCGTGGTGACGCGGAGCTGGCGGCGAAGGCGAGGTACCTGGCACGGCGATTGGTTCCCGTGGTGGCGGTATGGGTCGCGGTGGTGGCCGTCTGGATGCTCCTGTCACCACAGATCATGTCCACTGTGGATCGCACGTGGCCCGCACTGGCGGTACTGGCCGTCGCGATCGCCTCGTTGGCCGCGGTTTGGAGCAGGTCGCCGCGCGTGGCACTCGCCGGGTCGATGACGCTCGCCGTGCTGCCCGTGGTGCTCGCCGGAACCCTGCGCTTCCCGTACCTGCTGCTGTCGCTGGACCTGAACGAGGCTGCCGCGTCACCGGGAACGTTGCGCCTGCTCACCTTTGTCGCGGTGCCCACCGTCGCCGTGGTGGTGCTCGTGCAGTGGCTGACCTGGCGGATGAACCGGCGGCCGGTCGGCGACCGCACGCTGCTGCACTTCTGAGGGGAACGAGAATGCGTCCGATCGACCCACGCCTGCGCGAGGAACTGCCCGGCTTCGGCCGATATCTGGCCGCGCTGGGCGTGCTCGGGGCGGTGACCGCCGCCGCCATCCTGGTCCAGGCGGAACTGCTGGCCACGCTGCTCACCGCTCCGGCGGCGGGTCCGGCCGCCGCGCTCGGTGGCGCGGTGCTCGGCCGGGCGGCGCTCACCTGGATCGGCGGCGCGATCGCCGATCGGTACACCACCACGGTGAAAACCACGCTGCGCAACCGGGTGCTCGCCAGGTCGATGGGCACGCGGGACGCCGGGCGCACGGCCACCCTGGTCACCCGCGGCATCGACGGCGTGCACGGTTACTTCGCCGAGTACCTGCCGAAACTGGTGGCGTCCGTGGTCATCCCGCTCGCCGTGCTCGCGCGGCTGCTCACCGCGGACCTGGTGGCGGGGCTGACGGTGGCCGTCACGCTGCCGCTCATCCCGGTGTTCGCCGCACTGGTCGGCGCGCACACGCGCGCCCGCACCGATCGCCAGTGGCGACTGCTGTCCACTTTGGGCGGTCACTTCCTGGACGTGGTGACCGGGTTGCCCACGCTGAAGGTGTTCGGCCGGGCGAAGGCGCAGGCGGAAACCGTGCGGCGGATGGCCGACGCGCACGCGAGCGCGACCATGCGCACGCTGCGCGTCGCCTTCCTTTCCGCGCTGGTGCTGGAACTGGTGGCGACGCTGTCGGTGGCGCTGGTCGCCGTGCCGGTCGGGCTGCGCCTGCTCGACGGTGGAATCACCGCGCAGACGGCACTGGTGGTCCTGTTGCTGGCCCCCGAGGCCTACTTGCCGTTACGCGCGGCGGGTGCGAAGTTCCACGCCAGCGCGGAAGGGCTCACGATCCTGGAGGAGGTCCGCGCGCTACCACAGCCTCGACCGTCGGGCACCGAACAGCCCGGCACCGGCGAAATCCGCTTCGAAGGCGTGACCGTGCGCTACCCGGGAAGGGACCACAACGCACTGTCCAATGTCGACTTGACGATCCGGCCCGGTGAACGGCTGGCGTTGGTCGGCCCGAGCGGTTCGGGCAAGAGCACCCTGCTCGCCGTGCTGCTCGGCTTTGTGCCACCGACCGAGGGGCGCGTCCTCGTAGACGGCGTTGACCTGCGAGAACTCGACCTGGCCGCCTGGCGGGCGAAGCTCGCGTGGGTGCCGCAGCGGCCGACGATCTTTCCGGGCAGCCTCGACGAGAACATCAGCCTGGGCGCCGAAGGAGACGTGGCAGCGGCGGCGCGGGCCGCCGGGATCGACTTCACCAGAGCGCAGGGGGTGTCGTCCGGGCAACGACAGCGGATCGGACTGGCGCGGGCACTCATGCGACCGCACGCCGACCTGCTCCTGTTCGACGAACCCACCGCCCACCTGGACAACGCCACGGAAGCCGCGATCCTGCGCACCGCGGCGAAGTTGCTCGACGGGCGGACCGCCGTGCTGGTCGCCCACCGGCCCGCGATGACCGAGCCGGCCACGCGGGTGGTCGAACTGCGGCACGGCGTTCTGCGGGAGGAAGCATGCGTCTGAGCAAGCTGTTCTGGGCCGCGTTGCTCGCGACGGCGGCCGAACTCGCCGGGCTCGCGCTGATGGGCATCGCCGCGTGGCTGCTGTTGCGCGCGGCCGAGCAACCGCCGATCTCCGCACTGACCGTGGCGATCGTCGCGGTGCGCACGCTCGCCCTGCTGCGTGGTTCCCTGCGTTACGCCGAACGCCTCGCCGGGCACGAGGTCGTGCTGTCGGCGATCGGTGAGGTGCGGGAACGGGTATACCGCGCGCTGCTGCCGCACCGCGATCAGCGTTCGTCCGACGCCGATCTCCTCGCCCGCGTGGTGTCCGATGTGGACGCCGCACAGGACGCCGTGCTGCGCTGCCTGCTTCCCGCCGGGGTCGCCGCGCTGACCGGCACGGTCGCGGTGGTGGTCAGCGCGTTCTTCTCGATCAACGCCGCCATCGCGCTCGCCACCGGGCTCGTCCTCGGCGGTGTCCTGCTGCCGTGGTGCTGTGCCCGGCTGACCGCCAAGGCCGCGGACCGGAGCGCGGCGGCGCGGGCGGCCGTCGGCGAGCACGCCGTCGAACTGGTGCGAGGCGCGGAGGAGCTGCTCGCCTACGGGGCCGAAAAGCGCGCGCTGACCAGGGCCGCGACCGCCGTCGGCGAACTCACGTCGACCGAGCGCACCCGCTGGGTGAACGCGCTCGCCGCGGCGGGCGTGGCCATGCAACTGGGCACCACGCTGGCGGTCTGCCTGGTCGCGGGCGTGTCCATCCCGCTGACCGCCGCACTCGCGCTCGGCACGCTCGCGGCGTTCGAAGTGGTGCTGCCGTTGCCCGCCGCCGCCCAGCGCTGGGTGGAAGCTCGCGCGTCGATAGCCCGCCTGCGCGCGCTGCTGGCCGAACCGGCTCCGGAACCCGGCACCGCCGATGTTCCCGACGGCCCGGTCCACCTCCGGCTGCGTGGCGCCACCGCACGGGATCTTCCGTTGACGGACCTGGATCTGCCGCAAGGCAGCCGAATCGCGCTCATCGGGCCGAGCGGTTCCGGCAAGACCACCGTGCTGCACGTACTGCTCGGCCTGCTCGAACCGCGGGCGGGCGAGGTCACCGTGAACGGGCGCGCACTCGATGAATTCGCCCCGGGGCAACTACCCCGGATCATCAGCGGAGCCACCGCGCACGCGCACATCTTCCGGTCCAGTGTCAAGGAAAACCTGCTGCTGGCCGCCCCGGAAGCGACCGACGCCGAACTGCGGCGTGCCTGCGAAGCCGCGGACCTGGACTGCGACTGGGAACACGACGCGACCACGCTTTCCGGCGGGCAGCGGCGACGGCTGATGCTGGCACGCGCGGTGCTGGCCCGCCCACGCGTGCTGGTGCTCGACGAACCGACCGAGGGCCTCGACCCGGCACACGCCAGGCGCGTGCTCGACGGGGTCCTACGGGCGTGCCCCGGGGCCACCGTGGTGCTGGCCACGCACGACCTCGCCGAGGCCGAGGCGAACGGCTTCGAGCATCGGCGGCCGGTCCGCGACGAGGACCTCGGTGACGTCGGGCAGCCATTCGCCCGAGACCTGCACGAACTGGGTCAGCTCCCCGCCGGCCTGGTCGATCCCGCAGCGGGCGAGCGCGGTGCCGAGGATCTGCCGCGCCATCACGCCCAGTTGCAGCAGTGACCGGTTGCGGTGCTTGCGCACCCCGAGATTGACCTGCGCCAGCGCGTCGACGCCGTACCGGGCCTCGGCGTCGAGCAGCAGGCCGATCTCCACCCCGTACCCGGCGGCGAACGGCACCGATTCGAGGAATTCGCGGGTGGCCGCGTACTCACCACCGAGCGGCTGGACCAGCCCGGCCAGCTGCGGGCGCAACGCGGACAGCAGCGGGCGCGCGAGCAGTTCGGTGACGCGGCCGCCGCCGGTGCCGATCTCGGTGGTCTCCAGGCGCAGCGGACGGCGGTAGAAGCCCTTGACCAGGTGTACGCCCGGGGCGGTGAGCAGCGGCCCGAGCAGCGCGGGCACAAACGCCGGATCGGGATCGACCAGGTCCGAGTCGAGGTAGACCACCAGGTCACCGCTGGTGGCCGCGAGCGCGCGCCAGAGCACTTCGCCCTTGCCCGGCCACGGCGGCAGGTCGGGGAGCACGTCCTCTCGGCGCACCACCCTCGCGCCCGCGCGGGCGGCGACCTCGGCGGTGTCGTCGGTGGACCCGGAGTCGACCACCACCAGTTCGTCGACCAGCGGACCCACGTGCGGCAGCACCGAGGCGACCACCCCGCCGACCGTCTCGGCCTCGTCCAGCGCGGGCAGCACCACCGAGACCGTGCGGCCGCGCTTCGCTTCGGCGAGTTCGCCGACGGACCAGCGCGGGTCCTGCCAGGTCCGGAGACGCTGTGTTGTCGGCTCGGGGGACGACCCCCGGACCCCCGGACTACTCATGAGTACAGCCTATGGCGCCCGAACCGTTACCCCGCCGAGGGCCCTTCCGGCGGTACCGTCTGCACCGGCATGGACTCTCGATACCGAAGACTGCTGGCCGGTTCCTTCGTGGCCGCCCTGCTGACGGGCTGCGGAGCCGGCCCGGCCGCACCCGGTGCGCCCAGCGCACCCGCGCCCACCACGACCCGGCCGCCCGACCCGATGCCGGTGCGCACCCTGCCCGGCCCGAGCGGGCCCGTCCACCGCGCCCCGGCCTTCGCCGCGCAGGGCGTCGCGCAGGGCACCAGCACCCGGTTCCGTGGCAGGCCGGAGACCACCGGCCGCACCACGCTGGGTGTGGTCCTGCGGATCTCCGACCTGTCGGCCGCGGTGACCGGCGACGTCGTGCTCCCCGCCACGGTGCGCTTCCCGAGCAGCGGCGCCTGCGCCCCGATCTCGCTGAGCGACTGCGCCGCGAGGTTCATCGCGTTCGGCAGCTTCGCCCCGGAATCCAAGGCCCGCGCGGATTCCGACGTCCTGCGCGAAGGCGCGGCCTCGGCGTCGGAGACCCAGTTGCGCGAAGGCGTTTCGTACTACGTGCCCGCCTACGCCGACGTGCCCGCGCAGATCGACCTCAGCCGGACCCAGATCTGCTTCGGTGAGGAGAACTCCTGCCTACCGGTGGCCGGGCTGCCGAGCATCTATCACTTCGGGGTCTGACCGCTCCACTTGTCGACCACAACGCCGTTGTGCGACGCGAAGATCTCCAGCAGCACCCGCGGATCCGGGTCCACCGACACCATTTCGCGGTGCTGCGCCCGCAGGAAGCCTTCGTCCACCATGTGGTCGACGAACTTCCGCAGCGGCTCGAAGTACCCGGCCACGTCCACCAGGCCCAGCGGTTTCGCGTGCAGGCCCAGCTGCGCCCAGGTCCACACCTCGAACAGCTCCTCGAGCGTGCCCGCGCCGCCCGGCAGCGCCAGGAACGCGTCGGACAGCTCGGCCATCTTCGCCTTGCGCTCGTGCATCGTGTCGACCACGTGCAGTTCGGTCAGCCCGTGGTGCCCGACCTCGGCGCTCATCAGGTGGCCGGGGATCACCCCGATCACCTCGCCACCGGCGGCCAGCGCGGCGTCGGCGACCACGCCCATGATGCCGACGCTCGCGCCGCCGTACACCAGTCCGATACCGCGCTCGGCCAGCAGCTTCCCCAGTGCGGCCGCCTGCTCGGCGTAGACCGGGCTGTTGCCGGGCGACGATCCGCAGAACACGCAGACCCGCTTCACTAGTGGGCTTCCTCCCATGCCTTGTACGCCTCCTGCACCACCGACACCGCGTCGTCGACGTCGTCGGTGACGTGCAGCAGCTCCAGATCCTTCTGCCCGATCTTGCCCTCGCGCAACAGGGTTTTCGCGATCCAGTCGTACAGGCCGCCCCAGTACTCGCTGCCGAAGAGCACCACCGGGAACTTGGTCACCTTCTTGGTCTGCACCAGGGTGAGCGCCTCGAACAGCTCGTCGAGCGTGCCGAACCCGCCGGGCAGGCAGATGAAGGCCTGGGAGTACTTGATGAACATGGTCTTGCGGGTGAAGAAGTACCGGAAGTTCACCCCGAGATCGACCCACGGGTTCAGGCCCTGCTCGAACGGCAGCTCGATGCCGAGGCCGATGGAGAACCCGCCCGCCTCGGAGGCACCGCGGTTGACCGCCTCCATCGCGCCGGGCCCACCACCGGTGATGGTGGCGAACCCGGCACTGGCCAGTGCGCCGCCGATCTTGCGGCCGAGCTCGTATTCCGGGTGGTCGCGCGGGGTGCGGGCCGAGCCGAACACGGTCACCGCGCGCGGCACCTCGGCCAGCGCGCCGAAGCCCTCGACGAACTCGGCCTGGATGCGCAGCACCCGCCACGGGTCGGTGTGCACCCAGTCGGACGGGCCGCGCGTGTCCAGCAGCCGTTCATCGGTGGTGCTCGCCTCGGACCGCCGTTCGCGGCGCAGGACGACCGGGCCACGGTGCTTCTCCGGCGGGTGCTCCGGATACTGCTCGCCGGGCACCTCTGCAGTTCGCTCAGTCACTTTCCCGAGCTTACGGACTCAGGGTGAAGGCCAGCAGCGCGGTGGAAGTGAAGTCGATGGCCGGTTCGGAACTCGGCCATGAACTCAGGTCGTCGAAGAACCGGGTGTCCGGGGTGTCGAAGGTGGCCAGCGGCTTGCTGCACGGCGTGGCCCCGTCGGGCGGGGTCAGGCCGTCGAAGTTCGCCGTGCCGTTCGGCCCGTTGACCACCGCACCGTGGAGGATTCGCGCGCCCGGCTCGGTACTGCCCGCCAAATTCGCCCACCCGTCGCCCACCGCCACCCTCAACGGAGCTCCGCGCAGATTCGCTACTTGGTGGTGCGGGCAGTTCGGATACCGGCTGCCCGCGCCGACCACCAGCGAGATGCCCCACGCGTTGGCCCCGAGCGTGAAGTCGCGTTGCTGCGTGCCGAACGCGTCGTAGGCGCGGTCGCCGGTGATCCCGCGGTAGAGCAGGGCCGTGGCCGCGAATCCGAAGCTCTTGGTGGCGGCGTCGAACTGCGTCAGGTCCACGGCCGTCCGGAACGGACTGGCCTGCGCCCCGGCCACGCCCTCGTCCAGCTGCCGCCGCAGGTCGGCGACCAGTTCCCCGCGCACCCGCGGTGCGAGCCTCGCCAGGTCGGCGTGCGCGAGCGCGCTGGTGTCGTACAGGTTCAGCGTGCCCCGCTCGTCACCGCCGATGTACTCGCGCGCCCAGTGCACGGCCTGCTCGGTCCACTCCGCGGCACGCCGGTCGCCGAGCCGCTGCCCGGCCAGCGCGAGCTGCGTGGCACCCAGTTCCAGGTCGTCCCGCCAGGACGACTCGGGGTAGTAGGAGTGCGGGAAGGCGGTGACCAGCTCACCGACGCCGGCGGTCTTGGCCTTGGCGAAGATCGACGCGGCCTCGTCG
The genomic region above belongs to Amycolatopsis sp. YIM 10 and contains:
- the cydD gene encoding thiol reductant ABC exporter subunit CydD, whose translation is MRPIDPRLREELPGFGRYLAALGVLGAVTAAAILVQAELLATLLTAPAAGPAAALGGAVLGRAALTWIGGAIADRYTTTVKTTLRNRVLARSMGTRDAGRTATLVTRGIDGVHGYFAEYLPKLVASVVIPLAVLARLLTADLVAGLTVAVTLPLIPVFAALVGAHTRARTDRQWRLLSTLGGHFLDVVTGLPTLKVFGRAKAQAETVRRMADAHASATMRTLRVAFLSALVLELVATLSVALVAVPVGLRLLDGGITAQTALVVLLLAPEAYLPLRAAGAKFHASAEGLTILEEVRALPQPRPSGTEQPGTGEIRFEGVTVRYPGRDHNALSNVDLTIRPGERLALVGPSGSGKSTLLAVLLGFVPPTEGRVLVDGVDLRELDLAAWRAKLAWVPQRPTIFPGSLDENISLGAEGDVAAAARAAGIDFTRAQGVSSGQRQRIGLARALMRPHADLLLFDEPTAHLDNATEAAILRTAAKLLDGRTAVLVAHRPAMTEPATRVVELRHGVLREEACV
- a CDS encoding TIGR00730 family Rossman fold protein, which codes for MKRVCVFCGSSPGNSPVYAEQAAALGKLLAERGIGLVYGGASVGIMGVVADAALAAGGEVIGVIPGHLMSAEVGHHGLTELHVVDTMHERKAKMAELSDAFLALPGGAGTLEELFEVWTWAQLGLHAKPLGLVDVAGYFEPLRKFVDHMVDEGFLRAQHREMVSVDPDPRVLLEIFASHNGVVVDKWSGQTPK
- a CDS encoding cytochrome ubiquinol oxidase subunit I; its protein translation is MEALPIARLQFATTTSFHFLFVLLTLGLVTLVAVMQTRYALSGRPVHRRMTRFWGRLYVVNYALGIATGIVMEFQFGLNWSGLSTYAGDIFGAPLAIETLVAFFLESTFLGLWLFGWDRMGRWLHLTLIWLVALTAYASAFWIMAANSFLQNPVGATEENGVLRLTDFGALLTNPTFVAALPHVLSAALLTGGVFVVGISAYHFLRRTEEVEFFLRSMRLGVVVTLLTAPVVFGFGTAQFPVIGDLQPGKLDGGAVGLPLGLMVMIGQFFVFASLIALPFLAKARIARARPLLHLMVWGIPLPFIAAICGWLVRELGRQPWLVFGKLTTADAMSDLSAGQVLASFIAFTALFAALAVADWVLLSRLARRGPEPEVPATQSMPSAPVLTGV
- a CDS encoding cytochrome d ubiquinol oxidase subunit II is translated as MEIFFWCLLGLLLAGYFALAGYDYGVGLLVRAFGRDEPERRRVLGSFGPFFLGNEVWLVAAVGLLFGAFPLLEGKVFQQNYLVVVAMLLGLITFTAAVQLRSRRPGAGRGSWDLLITGGALVTTASWGVFFGNLVRGLPATGPVPVADPFSLLWGFGFVALFALHGANFLAVRGDAELAAKARYLARRLVPVVAVWVAVVAVWMLLSPQIMSTVDRTWPALAVLAVAIASLAAVWSRSPRVALAGSMTLAVLPVVLAGTLRFPYLLLSLDLNEAAASPGTLRLLTFVAVPTVAVVVLVQWLTWRMNRRPVGDRTLLHF
- a CDS encoding TIGR00730 family Rossman fold protein, which gives rise to MTERTAEVPGEQYPEHPPEKHRGPVVLRRERRSEASTTDERLLDTRGPSDWVHTDPWRVLRIQAEFVEGFGALAEVPRAVTVFGSARTPRDHPEYELGRKIGGALASAGFATITGGGPGAMEAVNRGASEAGGFSIGLGIELPFEQGLNPWVDLGVNFRYFFTRKTMFIKYSQAFICLPGGFGTLDELFEALTLVQTKKVTKFPVVLFGSEYWGGLYDWIAKTLLREGKIGQKDLELLHVTDDVDDAVSVVQEAYKAWEEAH
- a CDS encoding glucosyl-3-phosphoglycerate synthase, producing MSSPGVRGSSPEPTTQRLRTWQDPRWSVGELAEAKRGRTVSVVLPALDEAETVGGVVASVLPHVGPLVDELVVVDSGSTDDTAEVAARAGARVVRREDVLPDLPPWPGKGEVLWRALAATSGDLVVYLDSDLVDPDPAFVPALLGPLLTAPGVHLVKGFYRRPLRLETTEIGTGGGRVTELLARPLLSALRPQLAGLVQPLGGEYAATREFLESVPFAAGYGVEIGLLLDAEARYGVDALAQVNLGVRKHRNRSLLQLGVMARQILGTALARCGIDQAGGELTQFVQVSGEWLPDVTEVLVADRPPMLEAVRLGLGEVVRGQHHGGPGARP